A segment of the Bacillus licheniformis DSM 13 = ATCC 14580 genome:
CGAACAAAACGGCCGCTGACATTGTCAAACGAATTGCGAACGACTTTCAAATTCCCAAAGGTTCGATTGCAAACACCGGACATACGATTAAATCGCTCGTCTTTAAAGACAATACGAGCCTGTATGACATTATTTTAAAAGCGCTGCGGGAGACAAAAAAGCAAACCGGAAAAAACTATCAGCTGTATGCCGAAAAAGGAAAGCTGTGTTTACGAGCGTGGCCCGAACCGGAGGATATCTGGGTTTTGGAAACGGGTGTGAACATTACGGATTACGCTTACAGCACGTCAATCGATGAAACGGCAACCCGGGTGAAACTGAGAAAGCAGAAAGATAACAAAACCTATACCGCATCCGCAAGCGATGAAGCCGGTATGAAAAGATTCGGCGTTCTCCAGTACACAGAAACGGTTTCGGATGATATTAACGAGGCGCAGCTCCGCGACCGGGCGAAGAAGATACAGGCTGAAAAGAAAGGCGTCAAAAAAGAGCTGAAAAGCATACAGGCAATCGGCATACCGGAAGTTCAAAGCGGACTGCCGGTTTATATATCGATTCCGGAAGCGGGCATTAAAGAAACCTATTGGGTTGATAAGGATAAACACGATTTTACAGGAACAAAACATGTGATGACGATTGATGTCGTCGCTAAAAACACCATACCTGAAGGAGCGTCTTCATGAAATTAAGCGATGCGATAAAAGAGCTGGCTCTTGGAGCCGTAAACGCTGAATCGCCTGTCGATGTCATGCCGGCTGAAGTCGTGTCCGCGTCTCCGCTCAAGCTGAAGCTCCGCAATCATGATAAATTGGTGATCCCCTCCGACTTATTGGTGGTGGCCAGGCATTTGACAGAGCATACGGAACAGATCCGAATTGACGGAGAAGACAAAACGATTCGCTTTTACAATCAATTGCATGCCGGCGACCACGTGATGATTGCGGCTATGCCTGGAGGGCAGTCTTTTTTTGTAATAGACAGAGTGTAGGAGTAGGAGGTGGCTCGGATGGCTCTTTCGCCGGAAGTATCTTTTGAAGATATCGAGGATGACAGCGATGTGATTGAGACTTCAAAAACGTACAAAATTGATTTTGAAACAGGCAGGATGACGGGTGATATGATTTCGGGGCTGGAAGCCGTGGAACAAATGGTTTGTATGGCGCTGAGAACCGAGCGCTACGCATACGCCGTTTACAGCCATAATATCGGAAATGAACTGCAGGAGGTTCTTTCAGATCATGAAACGACCGACGCTTATAAAGAAATGGAGATACCGAGATTGATCGAGGAAGCCCTCATATACGATGACCGAATTTCGGCGGTGACCGACTTCGAGATTGAGCGTCAAGGCGATGCCTTCCACGTGTCCTTTTCGGTTGAAACCGATGAAGGGACATTGGAAATCGAGGAGGTGATTGGGGAAGATGTTTGAAGACCAGACATTTGAAGAGATCATGGAACGCATGCTTGAGCGGGTTTCAGATGAGATTGACAAACGTGAAAACAGCGTCATTTGGAATGCGCTTGCCCCGGCAGCCGCCGAGCTGGCGCTTTCTTATATTTGGCTTGATCAAGTGCTGAATTTGGTTTATGCGGATACGGCTGAAGGCGAATATTTGGACAGAAGGGCGGCTGAGGCCGGTCTTGAGCGCTATCGGGCGTCAAAAGCCATATGGTCTGCGGCATTTACGGATGGAGTATCGGTTCCCCCCGGAACCCGTTTCTTTCTGGAAGATTTATATTTTACCATGCTCGAAGACGGCAAGCTGGAATGTGAAACAGCCGGGACAAAAGGAAACGCCAATTTTTCGGGGCGGCCTTTGCTTCCGCTCGATACCATTCCCGGGCTTGAAAAAGCGGTTATGGGAAGCCTTGAAATTCCCGGCCGCGACGAGGAGACGGATGAATCCCTGTATGAAAGGTATTTAATCCGCGTCCGTAGGGAAGCGGTCAGCGCGAATCAGCTGCATTACAAACAATGGGCCGAAGAAGTGGACGGCGTAGGCAAAGCGAAGGTCTTTCCGCTGTGGAATGGCGAGGGAACCGTAAAGGTTGTCATTACAAACGCGAAAATGGAGCCAGCCACAGACGCATTAATCGAAAGAGTCAAGCAGTATATCGATCCCGATCCGGGCAAAGGGGAAGGTATGGCGCCGATCGGAGCTTATACCGCGGTTGAAAGCGCGGTATGGAAAGACGTGAGCATATCTGCAAAAATCATACCTGAATCAGGCCGGACGATCGGTGAGGCCAAACAGGAAATTGCAGAAAAAATCACTGAATTATTTAAAGAAATGGCTTTTAAAGAAAGCGTCATCCGTCTCTCGCAGATCAACAACATGATCTATGAATCGTCCTCTGTCAGCGACTATTCGGAAGTCTTCATCAACGGGGAAGCGAAAAATCTGCAGTTGACAGAAACGGAAATTCCAAAGCTGGGGCAGGTGACCATCATTGAGCAAGATTGATGAAATGGCTTTTCACCTGCCGCCATACTTGATGGAAATCCGGGAAATTCAAGAAATTATAACGGCTGAAGCGCCTGAATTTGAGAGGCAAAATCAAGAGATTTTCGATATGACGGACCAGCTTTTCGTCACGACGGCCACATGGGGGCTGGACAGGTGGGAAAAGATTTTGAATGTCAGACGCGAGGCTTCGGACGGCGTCGATATTCGAAGGGCCCGTCTGTTAACCAAGATGTCCAATATTCCGCCGATTACAAGCCGCTCGATCGAGCGCGCGGTTAATGCTTTTTTAAAACAGCCGTCCGCATCCGTCAGACTGACGGCCGGACGGTATCATTTTTTGCTGAGTGTAAACGGAGAGGATCTGCAGTTTATACCTTCAATCATTCAAACCGTCAATCATATGAAGCCCGCCCATTTGGCTTATACATTCCGGGGCGGGTTTCATTATGAATGTCGGCCGCCGAAAAGCGTTCATGACAGGCTCGTTTTAAGAAGCAAAAACGGCTTTTTCGGTACGATACCGGTCTATTTGGACGGACAGTATCTGCTTGATGATGCATTCTACTTGAACGGTTTTCGAGAAATCGACGGACTGCCCCGCAGGTTTAAACAGCAGCTCACACTGCGCCACAAGAAGCGGCAATACATTCGGTCCGCCTCCAGCTTTACGATAAAGACGGCCGCTGAAAACCGGCGGAAACAGCAAACAAAAGCTGGCATGAAAACCGGCATTACCAATCAAAACAAAAAGGTCCAATCCTTCAAAATCAGCTGCAAATGCGAACATGAATTTAAGCAAGCAGGCGCGCTTGAAATGAGAGAGAAGTGGTGGACGCTAAACGGCGCATTTTTGCTCGACGGTACAAAGCAGCTGGCAGCAGCGGCGCAAAAAATCGCATTGTAAAGGAGAAATCAAAATGGCACAACAATTAACAGTGACAACGCTTTATGCGAGACAGCAAATGGCAAAAGCACGGGCTGAGGGCGGCAAGCTCACCAAAATCACAAAAATGGCTTTCGGAAACGGAGGTACAAACGATAAAGGCGAACCCGTTCCTCTGCAGGGCAACGAACAGGCCCTGAAAAACGAACTTCTGCAAAAGGATATCGACGGCTTTGCCTTTATGGAGCCGGCGAAAGTCCGTTATACATGTACATTGGGAGAAAGCGAACTCGCAGGGGAAACGATCAACGAGCTCGCCCTTGTCGATGAAGCCGGAAAATTCACAGCGGTCAGAACGATGACAGACAAGCAGAAAGACGGCGACATCGAGTTCGTCTTTGAAATCGACGACATTTATTAAAGGAGCTGAAACAAGGTGGACATCCAAAAACCGAGACGCTTTGAAACAACAGACCGCGCCCATGCCGACTTGTTCAACGAAGCGATAGATCAGCTGAATGTAAACGATGAACGGATTGCAAAGCGGGCTGAGGAAGCTGAAGAAAGGGCTAAAACGTATACTGATGCCCATGCTAACGACCATTCGATTCACATCACCGACAAAGAGAGGGAAAAATGGAGCGCGGGGCAGTTATATAAAATAACCGAAAATAACGGAAAAGTCTTTTACAGAGGCAGTTCAGAAACAACAGATTTTAACACTTTGACAGAAACCGGCATGTATCTCATCTATAATGAAGGAATCAACTCGCCACCTTCATCAAATCGGATATTTTTGCTTGTCATGAGTTTCGGCAATACCTTGGTTCAGGCAGCTTATGAATCGTACAAAGGGACACAGTCGTATTTTAGATTCAGAAAATCCGATTCAACAACATGGACGCCATGGCAGACCCAGGAAACGACCAGTGGAGCACAGGCCAAGGTTGATGCTCATGAACAAAATACGAATCTCCATGTGAATGAAGATGAACGGGAAAAATGGAACAATGCACAGTTATATAAAATTACTGATAATAATGGAACGCGCACAAAACTGCCGGATGGAACGGATTTATTAACGCTGCCGACAGGTTTTTATTATGCTATGGGCCATGTTGTTCAAAACAACCCTGTAGAAAACGACAGCTCCTGGTTTAATTACGATGTAATTGAAACTGGCGCTGGAAGAAAGACCATCCATGCGTGGCGGAGCTATGATAATACTTTATGGCATGGAACAGTTCACACAGATGGACAGTTTCGAGAATGGAAAAGAGTAGTCACAAACGCCGATTTAAACGTTGCTTGGCAGACTCCAACGTTGACAAATGGATGGAAACAGTATGGGTCGCACAAAGTCCGGTTTTGTAAAAATATGCTTGGAGAAGTCGAAATTATCGGATCAATAACGGGCGGGACGATTGGCTTTGATATTCCTGCGTTTACGCTGCCTGAGGGGTTCCGCCCGATTCAAGCGATGTACTTTATAGGTGTTGCATCAAGTATAGGTACTGGGTCAATACCGCAAATCCACCGGACACTGATCGATACTGACGGAAGGGTATGCATTCAATCCAGTTCAAATACAGTAAATCCAAACGAGTTTATTACTTTCGGGTTTAAGTTTAGAGCTGCATAGCAAAATGAATAGATTACTTTTTCACAGAGGAGGGTTAATATAAATTGGACATCCAAAAACCGAGATCTTTCAGAACGACGGACAGAGCCCATGCCGATTTGTTTAATCAGGTTATCGACCAGCTGAATGCAAATGATGAGTCGATTGCACAGTTTGCCGCCGAAGCTGAACAACGTTCAACTGCCTATACAGATGCACACATTTCGAACAAAGGTAACCCGCATGGTGTAACAAAATCCCAGGTCGGTCTGGGGGAAGTGATCAATAAAAGACAGGCCACAAAAGATGAGTTTGACTTGCATCATAACGATCAAACACGGCATGTTACTGAAGATGAGAGAAATAAATGGAATGGAAGTCAAATTTTTAATATTACCGGGGACAATGGACAAGCAAAGGTATATATAAGCGCCGAAGATGACTTTCAAACGATCCTACCTCAGTATACCGGACTGATACATTTTACGGCAGCCTCAGGAGCTATAAACGGACCAGGTGCGGCCGTTCGAGGGATTTGGACTTGCAACGCTTTAGGTAACTATGGTCAAGCGATCGCGTTTGACAATGCAAATAGAACCTATCGGAAAACAATAGCCGGGGGCAACTGGACTGACTGGACAGAATTAATTTCCGCGGAGAGTCTCGAGGCAAAGTTGGCGAACTTAACTTGGCACTTTCCAACGCTTTTAAACGAATGGGTTAATTATGCGGACAGCACTAAAGTTCGTTATACAAAAGATGCCACAGGTACGGTATTTGTTGAAGGTGCAATAGCAAAAGGGAAAATTGGTTTTAATATACCTGCATTCGTATTGCCGAAAGGATATCGGCCGTCCCGCGCTTTTCAGTTTGTAGGTGTAGCATCTCAATTGGGCATGTCCAATACTCCGCAGTATCATAGGCTGCAAGTGAGTGTTGATGGTAATGTCGTGATCGAAAACTGCTCAAATACAGTAAATCCAAATGAATATATCAGTTTAGGATTTAGTTTTAAGGCCGCATAAAATATGAAAGAGGGAATTAAAATGCCGGAAGCACCAGAACTGGATATATTCCAAAAAGAAGTTCAGGAGATGAAAGCTGATCAAAAATCACTCGAACAGCGCGTCAGTACACTCGAAAGAACATCAGACCGCCACGATCAGCAAATCATCTCGATTAACGAAAAGCTGAACAAAATCGAAGAGAATACAACCTGGATTAAGCGCAGCATCACAGGCGCGATAATTACAGCGGTCAGCACCGGCATCATCGGCGGCGCGATCGCTGTTTTTTATAATTTATTGCAGAAATAAGGGAGGACATCATCATGAAACATATCGACAAAGGCACGGTCGTCAGGACGGTGCTTCTTTTTATTGCGCTGGTCAATCAGACGTTGATCATGTTTGGAAAGCCGGTTTTGCCGGTCGCTGAAGATCAGATTCATACATTGGCGGATGCCCTGTATTCGGCCGGATCTGCGGCTTTTACGATCGCTGCATCGCTCGTTGCCTGGTATAAGAACAACTATGTGACGAGCAAAGGGAAAATGCAAAAAGAAGTTTTACAGAAAAAAGGTTTAACGAAATAAAGCTTCCTTTCAGACTTTCCAGAATTGAATTTGAAAAGGAATGATGAAGTTTGGTCAAAGTAATCAATAACTTTGTAAAAGTCAATCAATACACCCGTCCCGGGCTGAAGCTTGCGGCAGTCAAAGGCATCGTCATGCATTGGACGGCGACGCCCGGGGCTTCGGCATTGAATGAGCGAAATTATTTCAATGGCACATGCATTGCCGACAAGCGTTATGCGTCGGCTCATTATTTTGTCGACCGCCATGAGGCGCAGCATATTATTCCCGATCATGAAGTCGCATATCATGCGCATGATCAAAACCGCTGCTATGTCAGCTTTCTGAAGCCGAATGCCAATACCACGGCTCTCGGGGTCGAAATGTGCGTGGAAAAAGACGGTACCATCCATGAAGAGACGATTCGCAATGCGGCAGAGCTTGTAGCGGATTTGTGCAAGACATACGGTTTGTCCGCAGATCGGATTGTCCGCCATTACGATGTCACTAACAAAGGCTGTCCAACCCCGTGGGTGAGAGATGCCGGCCAATTGTCAGCTTTCCGTAAAAGAGTAGATTCCCTTTTGGGGAGGAAAACCGTTTCCGTATCGGCTGCCTCCACCAGCCAGACAAGTTCATCGTCGGGCATTATCCTCAAAAAAGGAATGTCAGGCTCTCATGTGAAAAAGCTGCAAACACGCTTGGTCGCGGCCGGTTTTTCGCTGCCTAAATACGGCGCGGACGGAAGCTATGGAGACGAGACGGTGCATGCGGTTGTTTCTTTGCAAAAGAAAGCGGGAATTAAAGCCGACGGCATTTACGGTCCGTCAACTGAAAAAGCCCTCTCGGCCGCTGAAGCGTCAGCAGCCGGCAAGAGCAAGACGTGGACCCTTCCCGACGGCATTTATAAGGTGAAAAACCCGCTGATGAAGGGAACGGCCGTCACACAAATCCAGACAGCCCTTGCCGCTCTTTATTACTACCCTGATAAAGGGGCCAAAAACAACGGGATCGACGGATATTACGGAATGAAGACGGCAAATGCGGTGAAACGTTTTCAGCTGATGTACGGTTTGGGAGCGGACGGGATATACGGACCGAAGACAAAAGCGAAAATGTTGTCCCTTTTGAAATAAAGGAACTTTTAAAGTTCCTTTATATTTTTTAAAAATTTTCAAAAAATAACTATCCCACAGCCATACTTGTATGGTAGTATGGCGGAGAGGGGGTGAGAGTCATGAAAATGAAACAATTAAACCCGCGTTCTGTCAGAGATCAAATCTATCAGGTGCTGAAGGAAGAAATCATGAAGTTTCGGCTTGTTCCGGGTGAGCAGATATCGGAAAAAGAGATTTCAGAACGGTATGAAGTCAGCCGCACTCCGGTCAGAGAGGCTTTTTTGCAGCTGTCGAAGGAAGGGCTTCTCGAAGTCTATCCGCAGAAAGGAACCCGCGTGTCGCTGATCGATCTTGACCTGGTGGAGGAAGCGAGGTTTATGCGGGAAAAACTGGAAAAGGCTGTAGCTGAACTGGCGTGTGAGGACTTCCCGCAGGAAGCTATGTTTAAGCTGGAGCAGAATGTGAAGATGCAGGAATTATCGATCGCACAGAAAAATTATGAAAGTTTGTTTGAATTAGATGAAGCGTTTCATCAGACGATTTTTGAAGGCTGCGGAAAAGCGAATGTCTGGGCTGCGATTCAGCAGATGAACGTTCCCTTCCAAAGAATCCGCTTTTTAAGGCTTGCCGCCGATTTTAACTGGAACACCATCCATCAGCAGCACGCGGCATTAACAGAAGCGATTCGAACAAAACAGAAGGCAAAAGCCAAGGAAATCGCCGAAGAGCATTTGCAGCTGGTCATCGTCGATAAACAGATGCTCATTGATGAGTTTCCCGGTTATTTCAAAAAGTAAGCGCTTTAAAAGGAGTGGTGATGTGAAAGCTGCGGTGATGACGAAGCCTTATTCGATTGAATTTCACGACATACCGCGTCCCGAACCGGCCAGCGGTGAAGTCCTTGTCAAGATAAAGGCTGCCGGGATTTGCGGAAGTGATGTGCATTTTTACGACGGCTCAAATCCATATGCACAGTACCCTCAGATCTTTGGACATGAGCTTGCAGGCATCATTGAAAAAACGGGGGCCGGCGTGAGGGGGCGATCCGCAGGCGAACGGGTCGTAATTGAACCGGCGATCCCGTGCGGAGGCTGCTACCCTTGTCGGAAAGGGAGGACAAACGCCTGTATGAACATCGATATGATCGGGTCGGTTCGCAGAGGAGGGTTCGCTGATTTTATCATTGTTCCAGAAACGCATGTCCATCCGATTCCTGAGCAAATGGATTTTGCAACCGCTGCTTTGTGCGAGCCGTTTTCAATCGGAGCGCAGGCGGTTCGGCGGGCAGATATTCAAACAGGCGAAACGATTGTCATATTGGGAATGGGTCCGATCGGGTTAACGATTTTGGCGCAGGTAAAAAAGCGCTTCGACGTTCGTGTGATCGCTGTCGATCCTGTAAGGGAAAGGCTTGAGCTTGCCGAGGCATTCGGGGCGGATGCCGTTATTCAGCCTGGTGAAGAGGATGCAGAGCAAATGATTCTGAAGCTGACAGGCGGAGAAGGAGCGGGGATTGTGTTCGAAGCGGCCGGGATTCCCGCGACGATTGAGCAATCCGTTCGTTTGGCGGCCGCCGCCGGGCGCATTGTCATTGTCGGCTTAACGGGGAGGAATGTGACGATTCCGGGTCTTCTTCTCACAAAGAAAGATATTGAAATTTATGGAACAAAACACAGCGTCAATCAATTTCCCGGCGTCATTCAATTTTTGAATGAAAACCCTGAAATAGCCCGGGCTTTTGTCACTGAGATCATGCCTTTTATGGAAATAGAAGAGGCGTTGAAAAAAGCGAAAAACTGTCCCCATCAGGTCACAAAGATCATTTTATCTTATTGAATCGGTGAGGAGGAAGTGTGATGAAAATGGTTTTCAGATGGTATGGAGAAGGAAACGACTCCGTCACCCTTGAGCAGATCAGGCAGATTCCCGGTGTGGAGGGAATCGTTTGGGCGCTTCATCATCAGCCGCCGGGTGAAGAGTGGCCATTGGAAGAAATTTTAGAAGTGAAGCGGCAGTGTGAACAGCACGGTTTTCACATTGAAGTTGTTGAAAGCGTTAACATCCATGAGGATATAAAGCTTGGGCTGCCGACGAGAGATCTGTATATTGAAAAATACAAGCGAACGATTGAAAATTTGGCCAAAGCCGGCGTAAAAGTGATCTGCTATAATTTTATGCCTGTATTTGACTGGCTGCGGACCGATTTGTACAAAAAGGCTCCAGACGGTTCCACCGCTTTGTTCTATGAGCACGCAAAGGTGCACACAATCGACCCTTTTGCGCTTGTCGATCAAATCGCCAAGCATCCCGAATTCACGATGCCCGGCTGGGAACCGGAGCGGCTTGAGCATCTGACAAGGCTGTTTGAAGCCTATCAAAATGTGACGGAGGAGGATCTGTGGAGCCATCTTCACTATTTTCTTGAACGCATCATTCCAACCGCCGCACGCTGCGGAATCAAAATGGCGATCCATCCCGATGATCCGCCGTGGCCGGTTTTCGGACTCCCGCGCATCATGACTTCAGGAGAAAGCATCGGGCGGCTGCTACAGCTTGTCGATCATCCGGCGAATGGCGTGACACTGTGCAGCGGTTCATTGGGCGCCAACCCCGAAAATGATATTTCCGCCATGATCCATGCGTATGCCGACCGGATTCCATTTGCCCATATCCGAAACGTCAAAGTCTACGAAAACGGCGATTTTATCGAAACATCGCACAGAACAAAAGATGGCACAGTTGACATTTGCGGGATTGTCAAAGCCTATCATGAAACAGGTTTTTCAGGCTATGTGCGTCCGGATCACGGCCGCCACATTTGGGATGAAAAGTGCAGGCCCGGCTACGGTCTGTATGACAGGGCGCTCGGTATCATGTATTTATGGGGCATATGGGATTCGCTCAATAGAGAAAAACAGGAGGCTTCAAAATGCTTGAAATCCATGAAAATTTAGCGGGGAAAACTGCGGTCATCACAGGCGGCAGCGGGGTGCTTTGCGGTGCGATGGCGAGAGAGCTCGGCCGGCAGGGTATGAATGTTGCCATTCTTAATCGAACCGTTGAAAAAGGGGAACTCGTGGCCGAAGCTGTCCGAAAAGCCGGCGGCGCAGCGATTGCAGTTGAGTGTGATGTCATCAGCCAACGGAGCGTTGAACAGGCGAAACGCGTTGTGGCCGACCGATTCGGCGGCTGTGATCTATTGGTGAACGGAGCCGGCGGCAATCACCCCAATGGCACGACATCAGATGAAACATTCAACTCCGAGCACATCTTCCAGGACAACATCAAGACGTTATTTGATCTGAACTGCGATGATGTCGGTTCTGTTCTCAATTTAAACTTCCTCGGTTCTTTCATTCCAACACAGCAATTTGCAAAAATGATGCTGAATCAAAAAGGGGCGTCCGTGATCAATATTTCTTCAATGAGCGCTCAAACCCCGATGACGAAAGTGCCTGCATACAGCGCGGCGAAAGCGGGCATCGACAATTTTACGAAATGGCTGGCCGTCTATCTGGCCGAAACGGGAATCAGGGTCAACGCCATTGCCCCGGGATTTTTCCTAACCAATCAAAATGAAAGGCTTCTTCTTGATCAAAACGGCGAATTTACAGATAGAGCAAAGAAGATCATCTCTCACACCCCGATGAGGCGTTTCGGCAAACCGGAAGATTTGCTGGGGACGCTGCTTTGGCTGGCGGATGAGAAGATGTCCGGATTTGTTACCGGCATAACAGTGCCGGTAGATGGCGGATTTACGGCTTATGCCGGTGTCTAAAAACACGATAAAGGGGAGGCCGGTACATGAAGCAGATTGTGTGTGAAAAGCCTTATCGTTTTAAAATGACGGATGTGAAAATGCCGGAACTAAAGGATGGGGAAGCATTGGTCCGCATCAAACGGATCGGAATATGCGGGACGGATTTTCACGCTTATTGCGGAAGACAGCCATTTTTCTCTTATCCAAGAGTGCTCGGACACGAACTGTCCGGTGAAATTGTCAGCATCGATAATTCCGGCGGAACGCTCAAGCCGGGCGATCAAGTGTCAATTATTCCTTATTTGGAATGCGGGGCATGCATCGCCTGCCGGAACGGACGCCCCAACTGCTGCGTCAATCTGAACGTCCTCGGTGTCCATACAGACGGGGGAATGCGGGAATACATAAACGTCCCGGCAGACCACCTGCTAAAAACAGAAGGATTGACGCTCAGCGAAGCTGCTGTTGTTGAATGTTTAAGCATCGGCGCCCACGCTGCAGAAAGGGCAAATATCAAAAAAGGGGAAACGGTGCTTGTTGTTGGAGCGGGGCCCATCGGGCTCAGCGTGATGAAATTCGCAAAATTGAAGGGTGCAAAAGTCATCGCGATGGATGTCAGAAAAGAGCGCCTCACATTTAGCCGCAGATGGGCTGAAGCCGATGAAGTCGTATTAGGGGGAGAACATGCGGCTGATGAGATCAAACGGTTGACGAACGGCGACTTTCCGACGGCTGTCTTTGATGCGACAGGGCACCCTGCATCGATGAACAGCGCTTATCAGTACGCCGCACACGGGGGACGGCTGATCTATGTCGGACTTGTCAACGACCATCTGGCTATGCCCGATCCTGAAATCCACATGCGGGAGCTGACGATTTTATCCAGCCGCAACGCATTAAGAAGAGATTTTGAGACGGTGATGAAAGCCATCATGGATGGCGGAGCGGATGCGAACCGGTTTGTGAACGGACAGATGGCGTTTCACGATGTTGTTGACGGATTTCAATCAGCGCTTGCTCCGGAAACCAATCCTGTGAAAGTGTTGATCCATCTGTAAGATCGCACGAAATGAAAGCGTTTTCTAAATTTCGGAAAGAGGGGGGTTGGCCATGTTTTCAAACGGCCGCGGGTTTGTCATCGTGATGCTTTTTTTGGCGGGAGTGATTAATTATTTGGATCGTTCGGCATTGTCTGTCGCCGCTCCTTTTATTCAGGAAGATTTGAACATACGTCCGGCGCAGATGGGCATGCTGTTCAGCAGTTTTTTCATCGGATATGCCGTCTTTAATTTTATCGGCGGCTGGGCATCAGACAAATACGGAGCGAAACATACGCTGTCGGCTGCAATGGTCGTATGGTCGGTTTTCAGCGGCGCTATTGCACTGACATATAATTTCGTTTCACTGTTTATCATCCGCGTCATTTTCGGCATGGGGGAAGGTCCGCTGTCAGCGGCAACGAGCAAGTCGGTCAACAATTGGTTTCCGCAAAAAGAAAGGGCAAGAGCGCTCGGCATGACAATGTGCGGAACGCCGCTCGGCGGAGCCGTTTCAGGTCCGATCGTCGGATTGATCGCGATCCATTGGGGGTGGAAGGCTTCCTTTGTGTTGATCATGATCATCGGGCTTGTTTGGACTTGCTTCTGGATGAAATTCATGAAAGATAAGCCGGCTGATTCCGGCAGTTTGTCTCCTGAAAAGGAAGCGCGTCCGAAAAAGGATACCGGCATCCCGCTGTCTTTTTATTTGAAGCAGCCGACCGTGCTGTTTACGGCGTTCGCGTTCTTTTCCTACAACTATATTTTGTTCTTTTTCTTAACATGGTTTCCGAGCTATTTAACGACAGCCCGGGGGCTGAGCATTCACGATATGAGCGTTGCAACGATTATACCGTGGGTTGTCGGATTTCTCGGTCTTGCGCTTGGGGGATTTATTTCAGATTATCTGTTCAAGCTGACGGGCAAACAGATGTTTTCCAGAAAAGCCGTGCTTGTGTGCTGCCTTTTGGCTGCAGCGGTATGCATTGGATTTGCCGGGCTTGTCACTACCGCGTTTGGAGCTGTTGCACTTGTCGCATTATCGGTTTTCTTTTTGTATTTGACCGGCATCACATACTGGGCGATTATACAGGATATCGTTCATCCGGACAGGGTCGGGGGCGTGAGCGGATTCATGCATTTTCTTGCCAATACATCCGGCATTATCGGTCCGACGGTTACAGGGTACATCGTCGAGTACACCGGAGCTTTCACAAGCGCCTTTTTGCTTGCGGGAGGGCTGGCGGTGGCAGGTTCTATTTGCGTCGCTTTGTTTGTGAAACCGATACGTTCTGAAAGGCTGCCTCAATCTGTAGGAGAAGGCGGACAGGGGCATCCTTTATGATGCTCCTGTAGACATGAAAATAACCCCCTTCTCAGCAGAGAAGGAGGGTGAAAGTCCAAGCTTCACGGTTTGTTTTTTCTTCTGTTCAGCGTTTTAATGATTTTTTCGCTTC
Coding sequences within it:
- a CDS encoding pyocin knob domain-containing protein — encoded protein: MDIQKPRRFETTDRAHADLFNEAIDQLNVNDERIAKRAEEAEERAKTYTDAHANDHSIHITDKEREKWSAGQLYKITENNGKVFYRGSSETTDFNTLTETGMYLIYNEGINSPPSSNRIFLLVMSFGNTLVQAAYESYKGTQSYFRFRKSDSTTWTPWQTQETTSGAQAKVDAHEQNTNLHVNEDEREKWNNAQLYKITDNNGTRTKLPDGTDLLTLPTGFYYAMGHVVQNNPVENDSSWFNYDVIETGAGRKTIHAWRSYDNTLWHGTVHTDGQFREWKRVVTNADLNVAWQTPTLTNGWKQYGSHKVRFCKNMLGEVEIIGSITGGTIGFDIPAFTLPEGFRPIQAMYFIGVASSIGTGSIPQIHRTLIDTDGRVCIQSSSNTVNPNEFITFGFKFRAA
- a CDS encoding XkdQ/YqbQ family protein; its protein translation is MIELFVIKESEWYELVTESVTLEGERYQAPRSIEASIVIKQGSHKYYSVQEGDTVLFKWKGKELFRGIVFSRVPKEYTLTFKAYDMLQYLVKNQDVYVFSNKTAADIVKRIANDFQIPKGSIANTGHTIKSLVFKDNTSLYDIILKALRETKKQTGKNYQLYAEKGKLCLRAWPEPEDIWVLETGVNITDYAYSTSIDETATRVKLRKQKDNKTYTASASDEAGMKRFGVLQYTETVSDDINEAQLRDRAKKIQAEKKGVKKELKSIQAIGIPEVQSGLPVYISIPEAGIKETYWVDKDKHDFTGTKHVMTIDVVAKNTIPEGASS
- a CDS encoding DUF2634 domain-containing protein → MALSPEVSFEDIEDDSDVIETSKTYKIDFETGRMTGDMISGLEAVEQMVCMALRTERYAYAVYSHNIGNELQEVLSDHETTDAYKEMEIPRLIEEALIYDDRISAVTDFEIERQGDAFHVSFSVETDEGTLEIEEVIGEDV
- a CDS encoding YmfQ family protein, which produces MSKIDEMAFHLPPYLMEIREIQEIITAEAPEFERQNQEIFDMTDQLFVTTATWGLDRWEKILNVRREASDGVDIRRARLLTKMSNIPPITSRSIERAVNAFLKQPSASVRLTAGRYHFLLSVNGEDLQFIPSIIQTVNHMKPAHLAYTFRGGFHYECRPPKSVHDRLVLRSKNGFFGTIPVYLDGQYLLDDAFYLNGFREIDGLPRRFKQQLTLRHKKRQYIRSASSFTIKTAAENRRKQQTKAGMKTGITNQNKKVQSFKISCKCEHEFKQAGALEMREKWWTLNGAFLLDGTKQLAAAAQKIAL
- a CDS encoding phage tail protein, giving the protein MAQQLTVTTLYARQQMAKARAEGGKLTKITKMAFGNGGTNDKGEPVPLQGNEQALKNELLQKDIDGFAFMEPAKVRYTCTLGESELAGETINELALVDEAGKFTAVRTMTDKQKDGDIEFVFEIDDIY
- a CDS encoding baseplate J/gp47 family protein → MFEDQTFEEIMERMLERVSDEIDKRENSVIWNALAPAAAELALSYIWLDQVLNLVYADTAEGEYLDRRAAEAGLERYRASKAIWSAAFTDGVSVPPGTRFFLEDLYFTMLEDGKLECETAGTKGNANFSGRPLLPLDTIPGLEKAVMGSLEIPGRDEETDESLYERYLIRVRREAVSANQLHYKQWAEEVDGVGKAKVFPLWNGEGTVKVVITNAKMEPATDALIERVKQYIDPDPGKGEGMAPIGAYTAVESAVWKDVSISAKIIPESGRTIGEAKQEIAEKITELFKEMAFKESVIRLSQINNMIYESSSVSDYSEVFINGEAKNLQLTETEIPKLGQVTIIEQD
- a CDS encoding DUF2577 domain-containing protein gives rise to the protein MKLSDAIKELALGAVNAESPVDVMPAEVVSASPLKLKLRNHDKLVIPSDLLVVARHLTEHTEQIRIDGEDKTIRFYNQLHAGDHVMIAAMPGGQSFFVIDRV